The proteins below are encoded in one region of Paracoccus methylovorus:
- a CDS encoding RidA family protein: MTITLFDCKDVAAAFGNYAHGVVIPPSAVTIHLAGQVGVRPDGTIPGDAGEQTRIIFENFRIILESRGFAFSDIVKMNYFVVEAEDLPAIRAVRDSLIPAPFPAASLVLVKALGRPEWKLEIECIAARTGAE, from the coding sequence ATGACCATCACGCTTTTTGATTGTAAGGATGTCGCCGCCGCTTTCGGGAATTACGCGCATGGCGTGGTCATTCCGCCAAGTGCCGTCACCATCCATCTGGCCGGTCAGGTCGGGGTGCGCCCGGATGGCACGATCCCCGGTGATGCGGGAGAACAGACCCGCATCATCTTCGAGAATTTCAGGATTATCCTAGAAAGCCGGGGCTTTGCTTTCAGCGACATCGTCAAAATGAACTACTTTGTTGTCGAGGCTGAAGATCTCCCTGCAATCCGTGCGGTGCGAGACAGTCTGATCCCCGCGCCCTTTCCAGCGGCCTCTCTGGTGTTGGTCAAGGCGCTCGGGCGGCCAGAATGGAAACTCGAGATCGAATGTATTGCGGCCCGGACCGGGGCGGAATGA
- a CDS encoding ABC transporter ATP-binding protein: MPDELVISHLTAGYGHQSVLQDLSLRAEAGRLTALIGPNGHGKTTLLRAISGLIRPKSGEIRLGAERISGLGAETIVARGIVHVPQGDLLFPDMTVLENLRMGAFLPAAARQEKSVLEEVFTLLPKLRDRQSQIARTLSGGERRMVGIGRGLMASGRVLMLDEPSLGLAPIVIEQIYEVIAGLRRAGRSILLVEENAMRAAVIADQVHLLDHGTLAWSGTGAELSGRSELLETYLGV, translated from the coding sequence ATGCCGGATGAACTTGTGATCTCGCATCTGACCGCCGGCTATGGCCATCAGTCTGTCCTCCAGGATCTGAGCTTGCGGGCAGAGGCGGGCCGGCTGACCGCCCTTATCGGGCCCAATGGCCATGGCAAGACCACGCTCTTAAGAGCGATTTCCGGGCTGATCCGGCCGAAGTCCGGTGAAATCCGCCTCGGGGCGGAACGGATTTCCGGGTTGGGCGCCGAAACCATCGTCGCGCGCGGGATTGTCCATGTGCCACAGGGCGATTTGCTCTTTCCCGATATGACGGTTCTGGAAAACCTGCGCATGGGCGCCTTTCTACCTGCGGCCGCCAGGCAGGAAAAATCCGTGCTGGAGGAGGTCTTCACCCTCCTTCCGAAATTGCGCGACCGTCAGAGCCAGATTGCGCGCACTTTGTCGGGCGGCGAGCGGCGGATGGTTGGCATCGGGCGCGGGCTGATGGCCTCGGGGCGGGTGCTGATGCTGGATGAGCCCTCGCTGGGGCTGGCCCCCATCGTCATTGAGCAGATTTACGAAGTCATCGCGGGTCTGCGCCGCGCCGGGCGCAGCATTCTCCTCGTCGAGGAAAACGCCATGCGGGCCGCTGTCATCGCCGATCAGGTGCATCTGCTGGACCATGGCACTCTCGCCTGGAGCGGCACCGGCGCTGAGCTTTCGGGCCGATCCGAGCTTCTTGAAACCTATCTGGGGGTATGA
- a CDS encoding ABC transporter ATP-binding protein, with translation MFQVRETPLLSCRNVTKKFGSLAAVSELSFDLAAGEVLGIGGPNGAGKTTLFEMISGQTAVTSGTIALEGRDITGLSPVGRCHAGLARVFQLNTGFDSLSVRENVLVAAYYGRAPRRIPGFRVPSEVSDQVQDALCRVGLEASADRAAAKLPVIDRKLLMIAGALAMSPKLLLLDEPVGGLTQREIDQVADVVGQVAADGVTVVLIEHVMRFLVQLSTRVMILHHGRKLYEGDAAGISRDPDVVEVYLGQSAGKDVARLAADRTEARHAG, from the coding sequence ATGTTTCAGGTCAGGGAAACACCTCTCCTGTCCTGCCGGAATGTCACGAAGAAGTTTGGCTCGCTGGCTGCTGTCAGCGAGTTGAGCTTCGACCTTGCCGCCGGTGAGGTCCTTGGCATCGGGGGGCCGAATGGGGCAGGAAAAACCACGCTTTTCGAGATGATCTCCGGGCAGACCGCTGTCACATCCGGCACGATTGCGCTTGAGGGCCGCGATATCACCGGGCTGTCGCCTGTCGGGCGCTGCCATGCCGGACTGGCCCGGGTGTTTCAGCTAAATACCGGTTTCGACAGTCTGAGCGTGCGCGAGAACGTGCTGGTCGCGGCCTATTACGGCAGGGCCCCGCGCCGGATCCCCGGCTTTCGGGTGCCCTCAGAGGTCAGCGACCAGGTGCAGGATGCGCTGTGCCGCGTGGGCCTCGAGGCAAGCGCGGATCGCGCGGCGGCCAAGCTTCCGGTGATCGACCGCAAGCTGCTGATGATCGCCGGAGCGCTGGCGATGTCACCGAAACTCCTCTTGTTGGATGAACCCGTCGGCGGGCTGACACAGCGCGAGATCGACCAGGTGGCCGATGTCGTGGGCCAGGTGGCGGCGGATGGGGTGACGGTCGTTCTGATCGAACATGTCATGCGCTTTCTGGTGCAGCTGTCCACCCGTGTGATGATCCTGCACCATGGCAGGAAGCTTTACGAGGGCGATGCGGCGGGTATTTCCCGCGACCCGGATGTGGTCGAGGTCTATCTTGGCCAGAGCGCCGGCAAGGATGTCGCGCGCCTCGCCGCAGACCGGACGGAGGCGCGCCATGCCGGATGA
- a CDS encoding ABC transporter substrate-binding protein: MGHRIHRRGMLKGSAWLAGAAAVLSGANAARAEASGEPVPIGQAAPLTDFAAADGVEFRNGLIMACDEINALGGILGRPLEPHFEDTKQMGDATNVQAVQRLIDRYGVHAVINGYNTGSGSAVQDAIADAGIIYMHNDTSSGHGVLIGSDPERYFGSFQTDPSETWYGSGLLKFLSSLTDGGTFAPANRKLAIILSAGTYSSNIANVVREGAAELGWEVSLYETVNVPISEWGPTLSKLRQDPPGVIVVTHYFPADLAQFMVQFMTNPTPSLIYMQYGPSVKSFRDIAGPAAAGVVFSTVIGALQDEIGLDFEARYKARFGDDAGHNSGVQSYNAAWIWAAAAALAGGSGAPGEEEQNRKVAERIRAMIHRGPNGTTRFMPGEQAAASYPGGTDDPSLGMPHQFLQIQDHTAEPVLIAPWPYAKAGFITPPWIRG, from the coding sequence ATGGGTCATCGCATCCATCGGAGAGGCATGCTTAAAGGGTCGGCCTGGCTGGCCGGGGCTGCCGCAGTCTTGTCGGGCGCGAATGCCGCCCGGGCAGAGGCCTCGGGCGAGCCGGTCCCCATTGGTCAGGCTGCGCCGCTGACCGATTTCGCCGCCGCTGACGGCGTGGAATTCCGCAACGGGCTGATCATGGCCTGCGACGAGATCAACGCGCTTGGCGGCATTCTTGGCCGCCCGCTGGAGCCGCATTTCGAAGACACGAAACAGATGGGCGACGCAACCAATGTGCAGGCCGTGCAGCGCCTGATCGACCGCTACGGCGTTCATGCCGTGATCAACGGCTATAATACCGGATCGGGGTCTGCAGTGCAGGACGCTATTGCGGATGCCGGCATCATCTATATGCACAATGACACCTCCAGTGGGCATGGGGTGCTGATCGGCTCTGACCCGGAGCGCTATTTCGGTTCCTTCCAGACCGATCCGTCGGAAACATGGTATGGCTCGGGCCTGCTGAAGTTTCTATCCTCCCTGACCGATGGCGGAACATTCGCGCCCGCCAACCGCAAACTGGCGATCATTCTTTCAGCGGGGACCTATTCCTCGAACATTGCCAATGTGGTGCGAGAGGGCGCGGCGGAGCTTGGCTGGGAGGTCAGCCTCTATGAGACTGTAAATGTGCCGATTTCGGAATGGGGGCCAACGCTGTCCAAGCTGCGCCAGGACCCGCCCGGCGTGATCGTGGTCACGCACTATTTCCCGGCTGATTTGGCGCAGTTCATGGTTCAGTTCATGACCAATCCGACGCCGAGCCTGATCTATATGCAATATGGCCCCTCGGTGAAATCCTTCCGCGACATCGCCGGACCGGCCGCCGCAGGGGTAGTCTTCTCGACCGTGATCGGCGCGCTGCAGGACGAGATCGGCCTTGATTTCGAAGCCCGCTACAAGGCGCGTTTTGGCGATGACGCGGGGCATAATTCCGGGGTCCAGTCCTATAATGCGGCTTGGATCTGGGCGGCTGCGGCGGCACTCGCCGGTGGCTCCGGTGCCCCGGGGGAGGAGGAGCAGAACCGCAAAGTGGCCGAACGCATCCGGGCGATGATTCACCGTGGCCCGAACGGCACGACACGTTTCATGCCCGGCGAGCAGGCTGCGGCCTCTTATCCGGGCGGCACGGATGATCCTTCGCTTGGGATGCCACATCAGTTCCTGCAGATCCAGGACCATACTGCAGAGCCGGTCCTGATCGCCCCTTGGCCCTATGCAAAGGCCGGTTTCATCACGCCGCCCTGGATCAGGGGGTGA
- a CDS encoding alpha-ketoacid dehydrogenase subunit alpha/beta — MYRIRQFEQSALDLSTSKEALIAGSVHLCAGQEAVPVGAMAALGPCDRVIATYRGHGWALETGVPAQEFFAELCHRKAGVNGGRSGSALVTAPNQRFIGENSIVGAGGPIACGIALAAKMEGADRVCLVTFGDGATSQGALHEAFVFAAAYKLPVIFVCENNGWSEMTPTLSITGLDRLARRANGYGMASATIDGTDPMAVKDSIALARAAVLGGKGPALIECRVPRLWGHYNRDIEHYRPKSDREDSRARDPLALLEARLCALGASSAEELAILRGRLDRDWSAVLDTVKAMPLPDAASAADHVVAPIPAAPSAPDQQGESREITYIQAVNEALKRELTEHSEVMVFGEDVGHAGGIFGATRYLQRDFGAERVFDTPIAEAAILGSAVGLALEGKRPVVEIMWADFLLVALDQIINQAANIRYLTRGTRTAPIVVRVQQGATPGSTAQHSQSLEAMLAHVPGLRVGLPSTADDAYHMLRAAIHGADPTVIIESRALYQRTGTVWPDAARQATAGATLRRAGTSVTLLGWGAVMPAVEAAADALAENCIDVSVLDLRWLSPVDWGQLCATVSATGGRVVVVHEANLTGGFGAEIVAGLAERLGPGALSFRRVATPDVRMPASPVLQAALLPDAAKIMAAAKDLLQSNLLPQNEEYV; from the coding sequence ATGTACCGCATCCGTCAGTTCGAGCAGTCTGCGCTTGATCTTAGCACCAGCAAGGAAGCTCTTATCGCGGGGTCGGTGCATCTGTGCGCCGGTCAGGAAGCGGTGCCTGTCGGTGCAATGGCCGCACTCGGCCCGTGTGATCGCGTTATCGCAACTTATAGAGGTCATGGCTGGGCGTTAGAAACGGGCGTTCCCGCCCAAGAATTTTTTGCTGAGCTTTGCCACCGTAAGGCAGGTGTGAATGGTGGACGAAGTGGCTCTGCCCTGGTCACCGCGCCGAATCAGCGTTTTATCGGTGAAAACTCTATAGTCGGTGCGGGCGGGCCGATTGCCTGTGGCATCGCCCTGGCGGCAAAGATGGAGGGCGCGGACCGCGTCTGCCTTGTGACATTCGGTGACGGGGCCACCAGCCAGGGCGCTCTGCATGAGGCTTTCGTCTTCGCCGCCGCCTATAAGCTTCCCGTGATCTTCGTCTGTGAAAACAATGGTTGGTCAGAGATGACCCCGACGCTTTCAATCACGGGGCTCGACCGTCTGGCCCGGCGCGCGAATGGCTATGGCATGGCATCCGCCACGATTGACGGCACCGACCCGATGGCGGTCAAGGACAGCATTGCCCTTGCGCGGGCGGCTGTGCTTGGCGGCAAGGGGCCTGCGCTGATCGAATGCCGGGTGCCGCGGCTCTGGGGGCATTACAACCGCGATATCGAGCATTACCGGCCGAAATCCGACCGTGAAGACAGCCGCGCCCGCGATCCGCTGGCGCTGCTGGAGGCCCGGCTCTGCGCTCTCGGTGCCAGCAGCGCGGAAGAGCTGGCGATTCTGCGGGGGCGGCTCGACCGTGACTGGAGCGCGGTTCTGGACACTGTGAAAGCCATGCCGCTGCCCGATGCCGCCTCTGCCGCAGATCATGTTGTGGCACCGATCCCCGCCGCCCCGTCCGCGCCGGATCAGCAGGGGGAGAGCCGCGAGATCACCTATATCCAGGCTGTGAATGAGGCCCTGAAGCGCGAGCTGACCGAGCACTCCGAAGTGATGGTTTTTGGCGAAGATGTCGGCCATGCAGGGGGGATCTTCGGTGCAACCCGCTATCTGCAAAGGGATTTTGGCGCGGAGAGGGTCTTTGACACCCCGATTGCCGAAGCCGCGATTCTGGGGTCGGCGGTCGGGCTGGCGCTCGAAGGCAAGCGGCCTGTGGTGGAAATCATGTGGGCCGATTTCCTGCTGGTGGCGCTGGATCAGATCATAAATCAGGCCGCGAATATCCGCTATCTGACGCGCGGCACCCGGACTGCGCCGATTGTCGTGCGCGTTCAGCAGGGCGCGACGCCCGGCTCCACCGCGCAGCATTCACAATCGCTGGAGGCGATGCTGGCCCATGTGCCGGGCCTGCGGGTGGGGCTGCCGTCGACAGCCGATGACGCCTATCACATGCTGCGCGCCGCAATACATGGCGCGGATCCGACCGTCATCATCGAATCCCGTGCCCTTTATCAGCGTACAGGGACGGTCTGGCCGGATGCTGCGCGTCAGGCCACCGCAGGGGCGACCCTGCGCCGCGCGGGGACGAGCGTGACCCTGCTCGGCTGGGGCGCAGTCATGCCCGCGGTCGAGGCTGCCGCCGATGCCCTGGCCGAGAATTGCATCGACGTTTCTGTTCTGGATCTGCGCTGGCTGTCACCGGTGGACTGGGGTCAGCTCTGCGCCACCGTTTCCGCAACGGGCGGTCGCGTCGTGGTGGTGCATGAGGCCAATTTGACCGGCGGTTTCGGCGCGGAAATCGTCGCCGGGCTGGCGGAACGGCTGGGACCAGGGGCGCTCTCTTTCCGCCGGGTCGCGACGCCGGATGTGCGGATGCCGGCTTCGCCGGTCCTTCAGGCCGCGCTGCTGCCCGATGCGGCAAAGATCATGGCCGCCGCGAAGGATCTTCTGCAGTCGAATCTCCTGCCCCAGAACGAGGAATATGTCTGA
- a CDS encoding aminotransferase: MMRNSLAHTDLNCLLHPQTDPAALVAQGPLILESGDGVFVTDSSGRSYLEGMSSLWCASLGFNEPRLARAAADQISRLGTYHTFNRRSNPAVIELAERLLALSPMPDGKALFANSGSEAVDTMIKLAWLYHSGRGAPERRKIISRRRAYHGSTVLGATLSGLPSMRGAFAWPDPGVIFAEAPHFYTCAEAGESEEAFVDRLVAEVAALIAAEGAGSIAAMIAEPVMGAGGVIIPPSGYFPKLAELLREKGILLLSDEVICGFGRTGEWFGCQTFGFRPDMMSVAKALSSGYQPIGATLLTAEIHDVVSAEASRLGVLGHGFTYAGHPVTSAVALETLKIYEEMDLLAQVRARAPAFLDHINALAGHPLVGEARAVGLIGAVELVADRATRRPFASEAGIGARLVTLALDQGLIVRNLGDAIAICPPLIVTTAELELLFNRLRQALDALALETAASQVEDRHDQ, translated from the coding sequence ATGATGCGCAATTCTCTGGCCCATACCGATCTGAACTGCCTGCTGCATCCCCAGACCGACCCCGCCGCGCTGGTGGCGCAGGGGCCGCTGATCCTCGAAAGTGGCGATGGCGTTTTTGTCACTGACAGCAGCGGGCGCAGCTATCTGGAGGGGATGTCCAGCCTCTGGTGTGCTTCCCTTGGCTTCAATGAGCCGCGTCTGGCCCGCGCGGCGGCTGATCAGATCAGCCGCCTTGGTACTTACCACACTTTTAACCGGCGCTCGAATCCGGCGGTGATCGAACTGGCGGAGCGGCTTCTGGCGTTGTCTCCGATGCCGGATGGCAAGGCGTTGTTCGCCAATTCCGGCTCGGAAGCGGTCGATACGATGATCAAGCTGGCCTGGCTCTACCATAGCGGGCGCGGTGCGCCAGAAAGGCGCAAGATCATCAGCCGCCGCCGCGCCTATCATGGCAGCACCGTTCTCGGGGCGACGCTCAGCGGGCTGCCCTCGATGCGTGGTGCCTTTGCCTGGCCGGATCCGGGCGTGATTTTTGCCGAGGCGCCCCATTTCTACACCTGCGCAGAAGCGGGCGAGAGCGAGGAGGCCTTCGTCGACCGACTGGTGGCCGAAGTCGCGGCTCTCATCGCCGCCGAGGGGGCTGGCAGCATTGCGGCCATGATCGCAGAACCGGTCATGGGGGCGGGCGGCGTCATAATCCCCCCTTCCGGCTATTTCCCGAAACTGGCGGAGCTGCTGCGCGAGAAAGGTATCTTGCTGCTCAGCGATGAGGTGATCTGTGGCTTCGGACGCACCGGTGAATGGTTCGGCTGCCAGACCTTCGGCTTTCGGCCCGATATGATGAGCGTCGCCAAGGCGCTGTCTTCGGGATATCAGCCGATCGGGGCAACCTTGCTGACCGCGGAGATCCACGATGTGGTCAGCGCCGAAGCCAGCCGTCTGGGCGTGCTTGGCCACGGCTTCACCTATGCCGGGCATCCCGTCACCAGCGCGGTCGCGCTTGAGACGCTGAAGATCTACGAGGAAATGGATCTGCTGGCACAGGTTCGGGCGCGGGCACCGGCCTTTCTTGACCATATCAACGCGCTGGCTGGGCATCCGCTTGTGGGCGAGGCCCGCGCTGTCGGCCTGATCGGTGCAGTGGAACTGGTTGCGGATCGCGCCACGCGCCGACCCTTCGCGTCAGAAGCCGGTATCGGCGCGCGTCTGGTCACGCTGGCACTGGATCAAGGTCTGATTGTTCGCAATCTGGGCGACGCCATAGCCATTTGCCCGCCGCTGATCGTCACGACAGCCGAACTGGAGCTACTTTTCAACCGCCTGCGACAGGCGCTGGATGCTCTGGCCCTTGAAACCGCCGCGAGCCAGGTGGAGGACCGGCATGATCAGTGA
- a CDS encoding IclR family transcriptional regulator yields the protein MTGSKEKSGRLQINSVVRGVNILTAIARSDQGLSVREIAEAIGVERQTAYHLVHTLEDTGFIARDDQRNYRLGLRVGALAEAFGRQFSAPDYMLPLVRGLATETGETCYVVGWWQGEIVIIEVAAGANAIRAAEMPHGQYLHAHARAAGKVLLAYAATARMAEYLLNHQPLAKLTENTMTDFKSLQAEFTRIRAEGIGYDNEEFARGTSCMAMPLEAGTAPYALALSAPTERFHAFRETYQQKLAALVQRN from the coding sequence ATGACCGGCAGCAAAGAGAAAAGCGGACGTCTCCAGATCAACTCCGTGGTGCGCGGGGTCAATATCCTGACCGCCATCGCGCGCAGCGATCAGGGGCTGAGCGTGCGCGAAATTGCCGAGGCCATTGGGGTTGAGCGGCAGACGGCCTATCATCTGGTACATACGCTTGAAGATACAGGATTTATTGCTCGCGATGATCAGCGTAATTACCGCCTTGGCCTGCGGGTCGGGGCGCTCGCCGAGGCTTTTGGCCGACAGTTTTCTGCCCCTGATTATATGCTACCGCTGGTGCGCGGTTTGGCCACGGAAACCGGCGAGACCTGCTATGTCGTCGGCTGGTGGCAGGGCGAGATCGTGATCATCGAGGTGGCCGCTGGTGCCAATGCGATCCGCGCAGCCGAGATGCCGCATGGCCAGTATCTGCATGCCCATGCGCGGGCAGCGGGCAAGGTGCTACTCGCTTATGCGGCCACGGCCCGCATGGCGGAATATCTGCTTAATCATCAGCCGCTGGCAAAGCTGACCGAGAATACCATGACCGATTTCAAATCCCTCCAGGCCGAATTCACCCGTATCCGGGCCGAGGGCATCGGTTATGACAATGAGGAATTCGCCCGCGGTACTTCCTGCATGGCGATGCCGCTGGAAGCTGGCACCGCCCCCTATGCTCTGGCCTTGTCCGCACCAACCGAGCGCTTTCATGCCTTCCGTGAAACCTACCAGCAGAAACTGGCCGCGCTGGTTCAGCGCAACTGA
- a CDS encoding amidase → MISDILDLDATAQAAAVAKGDVSAAELARAAIARIEAGEPVLNAVTQRFFDQALDMASADLPPGPFRGVPFLVKDFYCHMAGTPTTGSAKLLEHNLIDHDSALMARYRQAGFVTLGKTNVPEMVTMGTTEPVWRGPTRNPWNTGHTPGGSSGGSAAAVAAGYVAVAHANDGAGSIRIPASCCGLFGLKPSRARVTLGPDVGEAIGGITAEHVVSRSVRDSAAVLDATAGALPGDPYIAPEPPEGFLAAIARPRKGLRIGLTLDAPDGTSAAPECQAAALRAAVLLRDLGHQVEEVTLPFDGAAFRAALSTFWPMTVTRGLSAIAEARDADPEVLLRELEPFNQHLFALGISRRAVDYIRDLVIFQGMARAMGQFFATQDIWLSPVLPFTPPRLGYFDAGVLGGETAWNRVLDSFMFTAPANVTGLPSASLPMTVSNEGLPIGIQLTAKLNDEALIFNLAAQLEAANPWAMPRHKI, encoded by the coding sequence ATGATCAGTGACATTCTTGATCTCGATGCGACAGCGCAGGCTGCGGCCGTCGCGAAGGGCGATGTCAGCGCGGCAGAGCTGGCCCGCGCCGCGATTGCGAGGATCGAGGCCGGGGAGCCCGTGCTCAATGCGGTGACGCAGCGCTTTTTCGATCAGGCGCTCGATATGGCATCAGCCGATCTGCCGCCGGGGCCGTTTCGCGGCGTGCCCTTTCTGGTGAAGGACTTTTACTGCCATATGGCGGGAACCCCGACCACCGGCAGCGCAAAGCTGCTGGAGCACAACTTGATCGACCATGACAGCGCACTGATGGCTCGCTATCGCCAGGCGGGGTTTGTGACGCTCGGCAAGACCAATGTGCCGGAAATGGTCACCATGGGCACGACCGAGCCGGTCTGGCGCGGCCCCACGCGTAACCCCTGGAATACCGGTCATACGCCGGGCGGGTCTTCGGGTGGCTCGGCGGCGGCGGTCGCGGCGGGATATGTCGCGGTGGCCCATGCCAATGATGGCGCCGGATCCATCCGCATCCCGGCCTCATGCTGCGGTCTCTTCGGGCTGAAGCCTTCGCGGGCCCGGGTCACGCTCGGGCCGGATGTTGGCGAGGCCATCGGTGGCATCACGGCGGAACATGTGGTTTCGCGATCCGTGCGGGACAGTGCGGCGGTGCTCGACGCCACCGCCGGAGCCCTGCCGGGAGACCCCTATATCGCCCCCGAGCCGCCGGAAGGCTTCCTTGCCGCCATCGCCAGACCGCGCAAGGGGCTGCGGATCGGCCTGACGCTCGATGCGCCGGACGGCACCAGCGCCGCGCCGGAATGTCAAGCTGCGGCTCTGCGGGCGGCGGTGCTCTTGCGTGATCTTGGTCATCAGGTCGAGGAGGTCACGTTGCCCTTCGACGGCGCCGCCTTCCGCGCGGCGCTCTCCACCTTCTGGCCGATGACCGTGACCCGGGGCCTCAGCGCGATTGCGGAGGCCCGGGACGCGGACCCCGAAGTTCTGTTGCGCGAGCTTGAGCCCTTTAACCAGCATCTCTTCGCTCTTGGGATCTCGCGCCGGGCGGTAGATTACATCCGGGATCTTGTGATCTTTCAGGGAATGGCGCGGGCCATGGGGCAGTTCTTTGCCACACAGGATATCTGGCTTTCGCCGGTCCTGCCCTTCACGCCGCCCCGGCTTGGCTATTTTGATGCGGGTGTCCTGGGCGGGGAAACGGCCTGGAACCGGGTGCTCGACTCCTTCATGTTCACTGCGCCCGCCAATGTCACCGGCCTGCCTTCTGCCAGCTTGCCGATGACCGTGTCGAATGAGGGGCTTCCCATAGGCATCCAGTTGACGGCGAAGCTGAATGACGAAGCGCTCATCTTCAACCTCGCAGCGCAGCTTGAAGCCGCAAACCCCTGGGCGATGCCTAGGCACAAGATCTAA
- a CDS encoding FAD-dependent oxidoreductase: MKAQNPVAVLICGAGASGLTLAVDLARRGVAFRIIEKMDQPFAGSRGKGIQPRTQEVFADLGVLDRVVAAGGIYPSMREYRADGTWIEKDMAERHDPTPAEPYQIALMVPQFLTERVLRERLAELGHRVEFGTELVGFEQDEKGVTARLVGPDGEETLTARYLVGADGGRSFVRRTLGVEFPGKTLGVRAIVADVALTGLGRDAWHQFNDGDMQRMVAICPLAGTDLFQLQAPIPPEGEADLSAKALEGMILDRTGRSDIRVHSVAWASAYAMNARLAECYRVGRAFLVGDAAHIHPPTGGQGLNTSVQDAWNLGWKLAAVLHGAPDGLLDTYEAERRPVAEAMLGLATGLLDAMKRGMTRRGRETRQLDIGYPESPLALDPSGRPGILLAGDRAPDAPLRGAAGLSRRLFDLFSGPHWTLIGFEAERDIIAPRGGLHIHRVGPGQEFEDEDGHLHAAYGLAPGEWVLVRPDGYVAAIVSMQDVALLESFLAEVGVAGARSGDLKS, from the coding sequence ATGAAAGCGCAAAACCCTGTTGCGGTGCTGATCTGTGGCGCCGGTGCGTCGGGTCTTACCCTGGCGGTCGATCTGGCCCGTCGTGGCGTGGCCTTCCGCATCATCGAGAAGATGGACCAGCCCTTCGCCGGCTCGCGGGGCAAGGGCATCCAGCCGCGGACGCAGGAAGTGTTCGCGGATCTGGGCGTCCTCGACCGTGTGGTGGCGGCAGGCGGTATCTACCCGTCGATGCGGGAATATCGCGCGGATGGCACCTGGATCGAGAAAGACATGGCTGAGCGGCATGACCCGACGCCCGCCGAGCCCTATCAGATCGCGCTGATGGTTCCCCAGTTCCTGACGGAGCGGGTGCTACGCGAGCGTCTGGCCGAGCTTGGCCACCGCGTGGAGTTCGGCACCGAACTCGTCGGGTTCGAGCAGGACGAGAAGGGCGTCACCGCGCGGCTGGTGGGTCCGGATGGCGAGGAGACCTTAACCGCCCGCTATCTCGTCGGCGCCGATGGTGGCCGCAGCTTCGTGCGGCGCACGCTTGGGGTGGAGTTCCCCGGCAAGACGCTGGGCGTGCGCGCCATCGTCGCCGATGTCGCGTTGACCGGCCTTGGACGCGATGCCTGGCATCAGTTCAACGATGGCGACATGCAGCGGATGGTGGCGATCTGCCCGCTTGCCGGGACCGACCTGTTCCAACTTCAGGCGCCCATCCCGCCGGAGGGCGAAGCCGATCTCTCTGCCAAGGCGCTGGAGGGAATGATACTGGATCGGACAGGCCGCAGCGATATCCGGGTGCATTCCGTGGCCTGGGCTTCCGCCTATGCCATGAACGCGCGGCTCGCCGAATGCTACCGGGTCGGCCGGGCGTTCCTGGTGGGGGACGCCGCCCATATCCATCCGCCGACCGGCGGTCAGGGCCTGAACACCAGCGTGCAGGATGCCTGGAACCTCGGGTGGAAGCTGGCAGCCGTGCTGCATGGCGCGCCGGATGGGCTGCTCGACACCTACGAGGCGGAGCGGCGCCCGGTGGCCGAAGCGATGCTGGGGCTTGCGACCGGCCTTCTTGACGCGATGAAACGCGGAATGACGCGGCGCGGCCGCGAGACCCGCCAGCTCGACATCGGATACCCCGAGTCGCCGCTGGCCCTCGATCCCTCCGGACGGCCCGGTATCCTGCTCGCCGGGGATCGCGCGCCCGACGCTCCGCTACGCGGCGCTGCTGGACTGTCCCGCCGCCTGTTCGACCTGTTCAGCGGCCCTCACTGGACGCTGATCGGCTTCGAGGCTGAGCGCGACATCATTGCGCCGAGAGGCGGGCTGCACATCCACCGGGTCGGCCCCGGCCAGGAGTTTGAGGACGAGGACGGCCACCTGCACGCCGCCTATGGCCTGGCACCCGGCGAATGGGTGCTGGTGCGTCCCGACGGCTATGTCGCCGCGATCGTGTCCATGCAAGATGTGGCTCTTTTGGAGAGTTTCCTTGCCGAGGTAGGAGTGGCGGGAGCACGCTCTGGAGACCTGAAATCGTAG